From Rhinatrema bivittatum chromosome 5, aRhiBiv1.1, whole genome shotgun sequence, the proteins below share one genomic window:
- the LACC1 gene encoding laccase domain-containing protein 1 isoform X1, which translates to MAEAVLIDLFSLRGNCIQKSLSFLKDMVVKRTNNNNAPFVYIMCCQTPSCERTDVKDVTPDPIGRLRVLREDCEVVSNPSMAAVLYSVKQKLDAKNLSVIKMIVPPKKRALIKAYVDCLFTALYRFEFEFLLVGCEGTCVQQPVENQNDRDILSREQLWDIQNDIQTYLGSLQNLQGAPTILRSCLIPDRLFLHGFSTRAGGISYIPTLSSLNLFSSSRRRDPTAVVSENLRRLARAAGFNPEAFHLVKVDHASEVWVMGKPEPDSYDGIVTDQKGVTIAAPGADCIPLLFSDPIKRVCGAAHSGWKGTLLGVAMATVNAMVVEFGCSLKDILVVLGPSVGPCCFTLPREEAKKFHAIHPDCVRFYDSPEPYIDIRKATRVLLEHGGILPQNIQDDSVTDRSQNLTLCTSCHPDKFFSNVRDGTNFGTQIGFISIKE; encoded by the exons ATGGCGGAAGCAGTGCTGATTGATCTGTTCAGCCTCAGAGGAAACTGCATTCAAAAATCCCTCTCGTTTTTGAAGGATATGGTTGTAAAGCGTACCAACAACAATAATGCTCCTTTTGTTTACATAATGTGCTGCCAAACGCCCTCCTGTGAGAGGACGGACGTGAAAGATGTGACACCGGACCCAATCGGCAGGCTGCGGGTTCTGAGAGAGGACTGTGAGGTTGTGAGTAACCCGAGCATGGCCGCTGTCTTGTACTCTGTCAAGCAGAAACTTGATGCAAAGAACTTGAGCGTCATCAAAATGATTGTGCCGCCGAAAAAGAGAGCCTTGATAAAGGCTTACGTCGACTGCCTGTTTACTGCGCTGTACCGATTTGAATTTGAATTCTTACTGGTTGGTTGTGAAGGGACGTGCGTACAGCAGCCTGTCGAGAATCAGAACGACAGAGATATTCTGTCTCGGGAGCAGTTATGGGACATCCAGAATGACATTCAGACATACCTGGGGAGCCTGCAAAATCTGCAGGGAGCACCTACCATACTCCGGTCATGCTTGATTCCAG ATAGGCTGTTCTTGCACGGGTTCTCGACGAGGGCGGGAGGGATATCTTACATTCCCACCCTTAGCTCCCTGAACCTCTTCAGCAGCTCCAGGCGCAGGGATCCGACGGCTGTGGTGAGCGAGAACCTGCGGAGGCTGGCCCGGGCTGCAGGCTTCAACCCCGAGGCCTTCCACCTTGTGAAG GTTGATCATGCCAGTGAGGTCTGGGTCATGGGAAAGCCTGAACCGGACAGCTACGATGGAATAGTAACCGATCAGAAAGGTGTCACCATTGCAGCTCCTGGGGCAGACTGCATACCATTGCTTTTCTCTGATCCCATTAAAAGAGTTTGCGGTGCTGCGCATTCAG GATGGAAGGGCACCTTGCTGGGAGTGGCGATGGCCACAGTAAATGCTATGGTGGTAGAATTTGGCTGCAGTCTGAAGGATATACTGGTCGTCCTTGGCCCTTCTGTCGGACCTTGCTGCTTTACACTTCCCCGGGAAGAAGCAAAGAAATTTCATGCTATACACCCAGACTGTGTCAGGTTCTATGACTCTCCAGAGCCTTACATTGACATAAGGAAGGCAACACG AGTGCTTTTGGAACATGGAGGAATTCTACCTCAGAATATTCAAGATGATTCTGTGACTGACAGGAGCCAAAACCTTACTCTCTGCACATCGTGTCATCCAGATAAATTCTTCTCCAATGTTCGTGATGGCACTAACTTTGGTACCCAGATTGGCTTCATCTCAATCAAGGAATGA
- the LACC1 gene encoding laccase domain-containing protein 1 isoform X2, which yields MNRYLGAKSPLLSASAISSSAFLPYKKATWGQSREQRWLFALSASARLLLPPQVLPAASMERKGGRAGAEQGLNYSCDSYRLFLHGFSTRAGGISYIPTLSSLNLFSSSRRRDPTAVVSENLRRLARAAGFNPEAFHLVKVDHASEVWVMGKPEPDSYDGIVTDQKGVTIAAPGADCIPLLFSDPIKRVCGAAHSGWKGTLLGVAMATVNAMVVEFGCSLKDILVVLGPSVGPCCFTLPREEAKKFHAIHPDCVRFYDSPEPYIDIRKATRVLLEHGGILPQNIQDDSVTDRSQNLTLCTSCHPDKFFSNVRDGTNFGTQIGFISIKE from the exons ATGAACAGATATCTCGGAGCAAAGAGCCCCCTCCTCTCTGCTTCTGCTATTTCCTCTTCTGCTTTCCTCCCCTACAAAAAGGCAACATGGGGGCAGAGCAGAGAGCAAAGGTGGCTGTTTGCACTTTCAGCTTCAGCCCgacttctccttcctcctcaggTGCTACCTGCTGCCAGTATGGAAAGAAAGGGTgggagggctggagcagaacaagGCCTGAACTACAGCTGTGACTCCT ATAGGCTGTTCTTGCACGGGTTCTCGACGAGGGCGGGAGGGATATCTTACATTCCCACCCTTAGCTCCCTGAACCTCTTCAGCAGCTCCAGGCGCAGGGATCCGACGGCTGTGGTGAGCGAGAACCTGCGGAGGCTGGCCCGGGCTGCAGGCTTCAACCCCGAGGCCTTCCACCTTGTGAAG GTTGATCATGCCAGTGAGGTCTGGGTCATGGGAAAGCCTGAACCGGACAGCTACGATGGAATAGTAACCGATCAGAAAGGTGTCACCATTGCAGCTCCTGGGGCAGACTGCATACCATTGCTTTTCTCTGATCCCATTAAAAGAGTTTGCGGTGCTGCGCATTCAG GATGGAAGGGCACCTTGCTGGGAGTGGCGATGGCCACAGTAAATGCTATGGTGGTAGAATTTGGCTGCAGTCTGAAGGATATACTGGTCGTCCTTGGCCCTTCTGTCGGACCTTGCTGCTTTACACTTCCCCGGGAAGAAGCAAAGAAATTTCATGCTATACACCCAGACTGTGTCAGGTTCTATGACTCTCCAGAGCCTTACATTGACATAAGGAAGGCAACACG AGTGCTTTTGGAACATGGAGGAATTCTACCTCAGAATATTCAAGATGATTCTGTGACTGACAGGAGCCAAAACCTTACTCTCTGCACATCGTGTCATCCAGATAAATTCTTCTCCAATGTTCGTGATGGCACTAACTTTGGTACCCAGATTGGCTTCATCTCAATCAAGGAATGA
- the LACC1 gene encoding laccase domain-containing protein 1 isoform X3, whose protein sequence is MGKPEPDSYDGIVTDQKGVTIAAPGADCIPLLFSDPIKRVCGAAHSGWKGTLLGVAMATVNAMVVEFGCSLKDILVVLGPSVGPCCFTLPREEAKKFHAIHPDCVRFYDSPEPYIDIRKATRVLLEHGGILPQNIQDDSVTDRSQNLTLCTSCHPDKFFSNVRDGTNFGTQIGFISIKE, encoded by the exons ATGGGAAAGCCTGAACCGGACAGCTACGATGGAATAGTAACCGATCAGAAAGGTGTCACCATTGCAGCTCCTGGGGCAGACTGCATACCATTGCTTTTCTCTGATCCCATTAAAAGAGTTTGCGGTGCTGCGCATTCAG GATGGAAGGGCACCTTGCTGGGAGTGGCGATGGCCACAGTAAATGCTATGGTGGTAGAATTTGGCTGCAGTCTGAAGGATATACTGGTCGTCCTTGGCCCTTCTGTCGGACCTTGCTGCTTTACACTTCCCCGGGAAGAAGCAAAGAAATTTCATGCTATACACCCAGACTGTGTCAGGTTCTATGACTCTCCAGAGCCTTACATTGACATAAGGAAGGCAACACG AGTGCTTTTGGAACATGGAGGAATTCTACCTCAGAATATTCAAGATGATTCTGTGACTGACAGGAGCCAAAACCTTACTCTCTGCACATCGTGTCATCCAGATAAATTCTTCTCCAATGTTCGTGATGGCACTAACTTTGGTACCCAGATTGGCTTCATCTCAATCAAGGAATGA